From the genome of Nasonia vitripennis strain AsymCx chromosome 1, Nvit_psr_1.1, whole genome shotgun sequence, one region includes:
- the LOC100124021 gene encoding histone H1-like, producing the protein MSDAVAESAPAAPAVASPKKAPAAKKTGAAKKPAKPRTHPPAAEMVLAAITALKDKKGSSLQAIKKYIAATYKVDVDKQSTFIRKSLKSAVEKKTIVQTKGSGASGRFKLAAKAEGEKKIVKKPVAKKPAAAKKPAGEKKAAAKKPAAKKPAAEKKTAAAKKPAAAAKKPKAAAKPKAAKPAKAAKSPAKAKKSAKAPAATKPKAPKPKKAAAPKAAKPKAAAKK; encoded by the coding sequence ATGAGCGACGCAGTAGCCGAGTCAGCACCCGCTGCACCAGCAGTGGCATCGCCGAAGAAGGCCCCAGCGGCCAAGAAGACCGGAGCAGCCAAGAAACCGGCGAAGCCCCGCACTCACCCTCCAGCAGCTGAGATGGTCCTGGCTGCCATCACCGCACTGAAGGATAAGAAGGGATCGTCTCTCCAGGCGATCAAGAAGTACATCGCTGCCACCTACAAGGTCGACGTCGACAAGCAATCGACTTTCATCAGAAAGTCCCTCAAGTCCGCCGTCGAGAAGAAGACGATCGTGCAGACCAAGGGATCGGGAGCATCCGGTCGCTTCAAGCTCGCCGCCAAGGCAGAGGGTGAGAAGAAGATCGTAAAGAAACCAGTCGCCAAGaagccagcagcagcgaagaAACCAGCCGGCGAGAAGAAGGCCGCAGCCAAGAAACCGGCTGCTAAGAAGCCAGCCGCCGAGAAGAAAACCGCCGCCGCTAAGAAaccagctgctgctgctaagAAGCCCAAGGCTGCTGCGAAGCCCAAAGCCGCCAAGCCCGCTAAGGCCGCCAAGTCACCGGCAAAGGCTAAGAAGAGCGCAAAGGCTCCAGCTGCCACCAAGCCCAAGGCGCCTAAGCCAAAGAAGGCCGCGGCACCCAAGGCTGCCAAACCAAAAGCCGCAGCCAAGAAGTAA
- the LOC116415719 gene encoding histone H3 — protein MARTKQTARKSTGGKAPRKQLATKAARKSAPATGGVKKPHRYRPGTVALREIRRYQKSTELLIRKLPFQRLVREIAQDFKTDLRFQSSAVMALQEASEAYLVGLFEDTNLCAIHAKRVTIMPKDIQLARRIRGERA, from the coding sequence ATGGCACGTACCAAGCAAACCGCCCGCAAGTCGACCGGAGGAAAGGCTCCTCGCAAACAGCTAGCCACCAAGGCCGCTCGTAAGAGCGCTCCTGCCACCGGAGGAGTGAAGAAGCCCCATCGCTACAGGCCCGGAACCGTCGCTCTTCGTGAGATCCGTCGCTACCAAAAGAGCACGGAGCTCCTGATCCGCAAGCTGCCCTTCCAGCGCCTTGTGCGTGAGATCGCCCAGGACTTCAAGACCGACCTGCGCTTCCAGAGCTCGGCTGTCATGGCCCTGCAGGAGGCTAGCGAGGCCTACCTCGTCGGTCTTTTCGAGGACACCAACCTTTGCGCCATCCACGCCAAGCGCGTCACCATCATGCCCAAGGACATCCAGTTGGCGAGACGTATCCGTGGAGAGCGTGCCTAA